One window of Pyxicephalus adspersus chromosome 4, UCB_Pads_2.0, whole genome shotgun sequence genomic DNA carries:
- the EIF2B4 gene encoding translation initiation factor eIF2B subunit delta: protein MEGPNPTGGGKTKVPDSLQAKMKGQELSKEEKLRLRKEKKQQKKNKEKAAEAVQGVQDGAVQKVEVQPPVSAPALAAPPTAAPPTAGVPTTEAPPSGKSNAELRAERRAKQEAERAQKQKKTEPSVGLAPSKPKSQPIEIQTVKRLPEHVLVDDPAAQKKLAKKLERQQVPLRQDYGTKVSLFSHLHQYSRKMPLTQQLSIPSSVIHPAVVRLGLQYSQGIISGSNSRCIALLHCFKQVIRDYSTPPQEELSRDLVNKLKPYISFLTQCRPLSASMGNAIKYLKKEISNMSRQKGEEEAKEELCGYIDNYIHEKIGLAAQAISKYAAEKISEDDVILVYGCSSLVTFTLCEAHKSGKRFRVIVADSRPRLEGRETLRRLVNCGIHCTYIMITAISYILPEVSKVFLGAHALLANGYVMSRVGTSQIALIAKAHNVPVLVCCETYKFCEKVQTDSFVSNELDDPDDLVVTRKGKTPLKEWDQNPSLRLMNLVYDVTPPDLVDLVITDLGMIPCTSVPVVLRVKSGEQ, encoded by the exons ATGGAGGGACCGAACCCGACGG GTGGTGGGAAGACCAAGGTGCCGGATAGTCTGCAGGCCAAG ATGAAAGGCCAGGAACTGTCTAAGGAGGAGAAGCTGCGTTTGCGTaaggagaagaagcagcagaagaagaaCAAGGAGAAGGCGGCAGAGGCTGTGCAAGGGGTGCAGGACGGCGCTGTACAGAAAG TTGAGGTTCAGCCTCCTGTCTCAGCACCGGCCCTGGCAGCTCCACCAACTGCAGCTCCACCAACTGCTGGTGTCCCAACGACTGAAGCGCCACCTTCAGGAAAAAGTAATGCAGAGCTGAGGGCAGAAAGAAGAGCCAAACAAGAGGCAGAGCGGGCACAGAAACAAAAGAAGACTGAACCCAGCGTGGGGCTTGCACCAAGCAAACCTAAGAGCCAGCCCATTGAAATCCAGACAG TGAAACGCCTCCCAGAACATGTCCTGGTCGATGACCCAGCAGCACAGAAAAAGCTGGCGAAGAAGTTGGAGAGGCAGCAG GTACCCTTACGACAGGATTATGGGACAAAGGTCAGCCTGTTCTCTCATCTTCATCAGTACAGCCGAAAAATGCCCCTTACCCAACAGCTGAG TATCCCGTCCTCTGTGATACACCCGGCTGTGGTGAGGCTCGGCCTTCAATACTCTCAAGGTATTATCAGCGGCTCCAACTCCAGGTGTATTGCATTACTGCACTGCTTCAAACAG GTGATTCGGGACTACAGCACGCCACCCCAAGAGGAGTTGTCACGTGACCTGGTCAACAAACTGAAACCCTACATTAG CTTTTTGACGCAGTGTCGCCCCCTGTCAGCCAGTATGGGAAATGCcataaaataccttaaaaaagaaatatccaATATGAGCCGGCAAAAGGGAGAGGAAGAG gcaaAAGAGGAGTTGTGTGGCTATATAGACAATTACATCCACGAGAAGATCGGGCTGGCCGCCCAGGCCATTTCTAAGTATGCAGCGGAGAAGATCAGTGAGGATGATGTTATCCTTGTGTATGGCTG ctcatcTCTGGTGACTTTCACACTCTGTGAGGCTCACAAAAGCGGAAAAAGGTTCAGAGTCATTGTGGCAGATAGCCGGCCGCGGCTGGAGGGGAGAGAGACGCTGAGACGGCTGGTAAACTGCGGCATCCACTGCACATACATCATGATCACCGCCATCTCCTACATCCTGCCGGAG GTGTCCAAGGTGTTCCTCGGGGCGCACGCTCTGCTGGCCAATGGCTACGTTATGTCACGGGTCGGAACCTCTCAGATCGCGCTGATTGCCAAAGCCCATAATGTACCAGTGCTGGTGTGTTGCGAGACTTACAAGTTCTGTGAGAAGGTACAAACGGACTCCTTTGTCTCCAATGAACTGG ATGACCCAGACGACCTGGTGGTGACCCGGAAGGGAAAGACTCCGTTGAAGGAGTGGGACCAGAACCCATCACTGCGGCTGATGAACTTAGTGTACGACGTGACGCCCCCCGACCTAGTCGACCTGGTCATCACAGACCTAGGAATGATCCCCTGCACGTCAGTTCCGGTGGTTCTTCGAGTGAAGAGTGGAGAGCAATGA